In one window of Haloimpatiens sp. FM7315 DNA:
- a CDS encoding ComEC/Rec2 family competence protein, producing MFLLMGLLFFNLYFNIRINGNITVRVKEKDCYSYVGSFKGRKILLKGKVKNLKEGMKVSLKGNYKSGSIYEKGIIGSYYVNDYKANERDFICKIYEFKESAYEKYSKILGKEKASVVLALCCGEDKYISYENKKEYSRIGIVHVLSVSGFHICIVYKVIELIFGKMSPLIALVYVIFTGNKASAIRAYIMIVILKLSKGMYKSYDAISALCLAGMVLLALKPYYILDIGFNLSFLSTLGILLYYKKINRCLYRLPKMLNEGISMCFSAQVFSMPYMAFTLKDVSISFLLGNVFLMPMYSITIILGNVTLVSIFIDKLFRVFCYILYPILLAIEGGSRILLALSLPNVKLNTFYGLSLTGFYIHYILLKSIISTRDSY from the coding sequence ATGTTTTTACTTATGGGATTATTATTTTTTAATTTGTATTTTAATATAAGAATTAACGGAAATATAACTGTAAGGGTAAAGGAAAAGGATTGTTACAGCTACGTCGGAAGTTTTAAAGGAAGAAAAATTCTGCTAAAGGGAAAGGTTAAAAACTTAAAAGAAGGAATGAAGGTAAGTCTTAAAGGGAATTACAAAAGTGGATCTATATATGAAAAGGGAATAATCGGAAGCTATTATGTAAATGATTATAAAGCTAATGAAAGGGATTTTATATGCAAAATATATGAATTTAAAGAAAGTGCCTATGAAAAGTATAGCAAAATACTAGGCAAAGAAAAAGCTTCAGTAGTACTTGCCCTTTGCTGCGGAGAGGATAAGTATATATCTTATGAAAATAAAAAAGAGTACAGTAGGATAGGTATAGTACATGTGCTGTCTGTTTCAGGTTTTCATATTTGTATAGTTTATAAGGTTATAGAATTAATATTTGGAAAAATGTCTCCTTTAATTGCTTTAGTGTATGTTATCTTTACTGGTAATAAAGCCTCAGCTATAAGGGCATACATTATGATAGTTATTTTAAAGCTTTCTAAGGGAATGTATAAGAGCTATGATGCTATAAGTGCCCTTTGCTTGGCTGGTATGGTACTTTTGGCTTTAAAACCCTACTATATTCTAGATATAGGGTTTAATTTATCTTTTCTTTCAACCCTTGGCATACTTTTGTATTATAAAAAAATAAACAGGTGCTTATATAGGCTTCCCAAGATGCTAAATGAAGGAATTTCAATGTGCTTTAGCGCTCAAGTTTTTTCTATGCCTTATATGGCTTTTACTTTAAAAGATGTAAGTATAAGCTTTTTGCTTGGAAATGTTTTTTTAATGCCAATGTATTCTATAACCATAATTCTTGGAAATGTAACTTTAGTTAGCATATTTATAGATAAACTATTTAGAGTTTTTTGCTATATTTTATATCCCATACTTTTGGCCATAGAAGGGGGAAGTAGAATATTACTAGCTTTAAGTCTTCCTAATGTCAAACTAAATACTTTTTATGGTTTATCATTAACTGGGTTTTATATACATTATATTTTGTTAAAAAGTATAATTAGTACAAGGGATAGTTATTAA
- a CDS encoding cation-transporting P-type ATPase, producing the protein MEWYNYTWNYVVKNLKSDSSFGLRDGQVEESREKNGSNKIEKPKAKNLFILFLQQFKNLWLCVLVLTNLFLMYEKSYLLLSLGLLFFIGDMFFLIVHENNKYKGLKEIDKFNYYNVHVLRNGRDLTIASEDVVVGDIVFLCKGNIVPADIRIIKSTGLKVKEGAVTGENYLVEKYETRIEERDIPLSEMKNMLFRSSYVKEGEGFGVVVATGMDSNAGKIFNMLSKKNVEEDFYKQKLSKALNTLSIYFLVFIFLAFAMDCSNKNKFDTVREVYKYLIIIGTFQTFLISINLIYVYTLKKLKKKNIFIKNTSSIYKICDISMVAFEKIGTLSEKTMELKKILINNTVVDVNDVSYEIDEDTKRLFSIGLLCSNSSYNKSTGEGKGELEDIELIKFCNTYNVSKNQLDLAYPRIFEIPFDSERKIKNTINKIEGNYRANIKGSLEYILERCTHIRINGVERQLTKEDVINIKNANISMCGECLNIFAIATRAFSYEPSLNENIESNLVFEGLLAFHNPLNKSYKEELEYYKLNCIKPIIMTKDNKLTAYSLGKKLKLITKIDGVLSGVEVNYMNEEELNNNIAKVNILSNVDSSSKSKIAKALKNIGYNIAMYGNNLKDLAFLNYCKVSIGTGKNCSYTIKKISDVFMEEFNLYNFKEVLKISKAMKLFFDTAFIFVLNAVLCEGTYILGDYLINKTLTLPYYSLFYLNLVGLNLILLALFKQGKYMDYVYQGERINDGSFIRSTHVRSIIYGLATLVITSILKGRFTNYKEQISFIILNLFISIFVFVFSNRYKYVFESKTANFLVLINIFLSFLVFLF; encoded by the coding sequence ATGGAATGGTATAATTATACATGGAATTATGTAGTGAAAAATCTAAAAAGCGATAGTTCTTTTGGCCTTAGGGATGGACAAGTAGAAGAGTCTAGAGAAAAAAATGGAAGTAATAAAATAGAAAAACCTAAAGCAAAAAATTTATTTATATTATTTTTACAGCAATTTAAAAATCTATGGCTATGTGTTTTGGTTTTAACTAATCTTTTTTTAATGTATGAAAAAAGTTATTTATTATTATCTTTGGGACTCTTGTTTTTTATTGGAGATATGTTTTTTTTGATTGTTCATGAAAATAACAAGTATAAAGGACTAAAAGAAATAGATAAGTTTAATTATTATAATGTTCATGTGCTTAGAAATGGCAGAGACTTAACTATAGCTTCTGAAGATGTTGTAGTAGGGGATATAGTTTTTTTATGTAAAGGCAATATTGTCCCAGCAGATATTAGAATAATTAAAAGTACTGGTTTAAAGGTAAAGGAAGGTGCCGTAACAGGGGAAAATTATTTAGTTGAAAAATACGAAACAAGGATTGAGGAGAGAGATATTCCCTTATCCGAAATGAAAAATATGTTATTTAGATCCTCTTACGTTAAAGAAGGGGAGGGGTTTGGTGTAGTTGTTGCTACAGGTATGGACTCTAACGCAGGAAAAATATTTAACATGCTTTCAAAAAAGAATGTAGAAGAAGATTTTTATAAGCAAAAGCTCAGCAAAGCGTTAAATACTTTAAGCATTTATTTTTTAGTTTTTATATTTTTAGCTTTTGCTATGGATTGTTCTAATAAAAACAAATTTGATACTGTAAGGGAAGTTTATAAATATTTAATAATTATAGGAACTTTCCAGACTTTTTTGATATCTATAAATCTTATATATGTATATACCCTTAAGAAATTGAAAAAGAAAAATATATTCATTAAAAATACATCTTCAATTTATAAAATTTGTGATATTTCTATGGTGGCTTTTGAAAAAATAGGAACCTTATCCGAAAAAACCATGGAACTTAAAAAAATTTTAATAAATAATACAGTTGTAGATGTGAATGACGTTAGTTATGAGATAGATGAAGACACCAAAAGGCTTTTCTCCATAGGACTTTTATGTAGCAATAGTAGTTACAATAAATCTACTGGTGAAGGAAAGGGAGAGCTGGAAGACATAGAATTAATAAAATTTTGTAATACCTACAATGTGTCAAAAAATCAACTGGATTTAGCTTATCCTAGAATTTTTGAAATTCCTTTTGATTCTGAGAGAAAGATAAAAAATACTATTAATAAGATTGAGGGGAATTACAGAGCAAACATAAAAGGATCATTAGAGTATATTTTAGAGAGATGTACTCATATTAGAATAAATGGTGTAGAAAGGCAACTTACAAAAGAAGATGTAATTAATATAAAAAATGCTAACATTAGTATGTGCGGTGAATGTTTAAATATATTTGCTATAGCAACAAGGGCATTTAGTTATGAACCCAGTCTAAATGAGAACATAGAGAGTAACTTGGTTTTTGAAGGACTTTTGGCCTTTCATAATCCATTAAATAAAAGCTATAAAGAAGAATTAGAGTATTATAAACTCAATTGTATAAAACCAATTATTATGACAAAAGATAATAAATTAACGGCTTATTCACTTGGAAAGAAGCTAAAACTAATAACTAAAATAGACGGTGTGCTTTCTGGGGTAGAGGTTAATTACATGAATGAAGAGGAGCTTAATAATAATATTGCAAAGGTTAATATTCTGTCAAATGTAGATTCATCTTCTAAATCTAAAATAGCAAAGGCTTTAAAAAATATAGGATATAACATAGCCATGTATGGTAATAATTTAAAGGATTTAGCTTTCCTTAACTATTGTAAGGTTTCCATTGGTACAGGTAAAAATTGTAGTTATACTATTAAAAAGATTTCCGATGTTTTTATGGAGGAGTTTAATCTATACAATTTTAAAGAAGTTTTAAAAATAAGTAAGGCAATGAAATTGTTTTTTGACACTGCATTTATATTTGTTTTAAACGCAGTTTTGTGTGAGGGAACATATATTTTAGGAGATTATCTAATAAATAAAACCTTGACACTTCCCTATTATTCTTTGTTTTATTTAAACCTTGTAGGTTTAAACCTAATTTTATTAGCCCTATTTAAACAAGGTAAATATATGGATTATGTATATCAAGGTGAAAGGATAAATGATGGTTCCTTCATAAGAAGCACCCATGTAAGGTCTATAATTTATGGATTAGCTACTTTAGTTATAACTAGTATTTTAAAAGGCAGATTTACAAATTATAAAGAACAGATTTCTTTTATTATTTTAAATTTATTTATAAGTATATTTGTATTTGTTTTCTCAAATCGTTATAAATATGTTTTTGAAAGTAAAACTGCTAATTTTTTAGTGCTAATAAATATTTTTTTAAGTTTTTTAGTATTTTTATTTTAA
- a CDS encoding flavin reductase family protein — MSKEVLKGSAMLNPVPVVLVTSKNKDNKVNVFTVGWIGTAATRPPMITVAIRKERLSYDYIKSTGEFVVNLPSKDMTKIVDFCGVRSGRDVDKIEKFNLELSPSEKISVPIIDACPIALECKVKSIIPLGSHDLFLAEILSVHVDKALIDAKGKIHYEKANLINYCHGEYYPMNQKSIGKFGFSVQKKRKQKSNGQYLLLFYFYYYNFFKPSLEAWA, encoded by the coding sequence ATGTCAAAAGAAGTTTTAAAAGGAAGTGCTATGCTAAACCCAGTACCTGTAGTACTTGTTACTTCCAAAAATAAAGATAATAAAGTAAATGTATTTACTGTAGGCTGGATAGGAACTGCAGCAACTAGGCCTCCTATGATAACTGTAGCTATAAGAAAAGAGAGATTGTCTTATGATTACATAAAAAGTACAGGAGAATTTGTAGTAAATCTACCTTCAAAAGATATGACTAAAATAGTAGATTTTTGTGGAGTTCGCTCAGGAAGAGATGTGGATAAAATTGAAAAATTTAATTTAGAACTAAGCCCTTCTGAAAAAATCAGCGTACCTATTATAGATGCTTGTCCAATAGCCCTTGAGTGCAAAGTAAAATCTATTATTCCTTTAGGTTCTCATGATTTATTCTTAGCTGAAATTTTATCAGTTCATGTAGACAAAGCACTAATTGACGCTAAAGGAAAAATTCACTACGAAAAAGCTAATTTAATAAACTATTGTCATGGGGAATACTATCCTATGAATCAAAAATCAATTGGGAAATTTGGATTTTCTGTGCAGAAAAAAAGAAAACAAAAAAGTAACGGACAGTATCTGTTACTTTTTTATTTTTATTATTATAATTTTTTCAAACCTTCATTAGAAGCATGGGCATGA
- a CDS encoding NifB/NifX family molybdenum-iron cluster-binding protein, with protein sequence MKIAMPKEGELLNQHFGKSKNFAVIELEENRIVNIKEVSTETLQHNHEGLAEFLNNEGVEVVITGGIGEGAYKPLIEKGFKVIRGAKGSVESVVEEYLKGELKDKKVLCSHHHAHASNEGLKKL encoded by the coding sequence ATGAAAATAGCAATGCCTAAAGAGGGAGAATTATTAAATCAGCATTTTGGTAAAAGCAAAAATTTTGCAGTAATTGAATTAGAAGAAAATAGAATAGTAAATATTAAAGAGGTATCTACAGAAACTCTACAACATAATCATGAGGGACTTGCAGAATTTCTTAATAATGAAGGCGTAGAAGTAGTAATTACAGGTGGAATAGGCGAAGGAGCTTATAAACCTTTAATAGAAAAAGGATTTAAAGTTATAAGAGGTGCTAAAGGATCTGTTGAATCTGTAGTTGAAGAGTACCTAAAAGGAGAGCTTAAAGATAAAAAAGTTTTATGCAGTCATCATCATGCCCATGCTTCTAATGAAGGTTTGAAAAAATTATAA
- the lexA gene encoding transcriptional repressor LexA, with product MMKDYTSSDEIIVNKDEEISEYKKEETIKIPVYTNIAAGEPIYIDSSLEDNFSLPCHCMKGLKNCFILKVKGDSMINANIKDGDFVVIHSGSSVNNKDIVAANIEGSATLKRLSINKEGVFLMPENKKYNPIPIKNEGAIILGKAVGIIRAI from the coding sequence ATGATGAAAGACTACACAAGTTCTGATGAAATAATAGTAAATAAAGATGAAGAAATATCAGAGTATAAAAAAGAAGAAACAATAAAGATTCCTGTGTATACTAATATAGCAGCAGGTGAGCCAATATATATAGACTCATCACTAGAGGATAATTTCTCATTACCTTGTCATTGTATGAAGGGGCTTAAGAATTGCTTTATACTTAAAGTTAAGGGAGATAGTATGATAAATGCCAATATAAAGGATGGAGATTTTGTTGTTATACATAGTGGAAGCAGTGTAAATAATAAAGATATAGTAGCTGCTAATATAGAAGGTAGCGCAACTTTAAAAAGACTTTCAATAAATAAAGAGGGTGTGTTCTTGATGCCTGAGAATAAAAAATACAATCCAATTCCTATAAAGAATGAAGGAGCAATAATTTTGGGCAAGGCAGTTGGTATTATAAGAGCAATATAA